CTGCTATCGGCGCAACATACTGCACGACTTCAGGCAGGTGCTGCAGATTAGGCGGGAAAAGTTCGACTGTGTCGTTGATCTGCTGGCCGACGACTCTGTGACTTGTCTTTTCCTGTCGCAATCATGTGTCGCCGATGCGCCCCGGATCGGCGTCCGCAAGAGACGGTTTGCGCAATACTACGATTACACCTTCCATCCGGGCGAGGATAGCGAACTGCACATGATCGATATCAACCTGCAGATGTTGTCAGCATTCGGAATCAAGCCGGATTCGTCGGGTTATGCCGCGCCGTTCGTTCCCAGCGATGATGCTGTGCGGGCGGATCGCTTTTTCGCACACCTGCGTCAGCAGGCGCCGAATGTGCCCGTGATGATCGGTGTCAATCTCTCACAGCGCGGCCCGAACCGATTTTGGGGTTTGGAGAAGTTCGAACACCTGATACGGCGCATTCGCCAGGATTACCCGCAGTGTCGCATCATTCTTATAACGGCGCCTCCTGATCGGCAGCGCGGCGATGAACTGGTTGAGCGACTGGGTGGAGTTGTGGCGCAGGTGGAGCCGAATCTGGGTCTTACCGGCATATCAGCCGTGCTGGCCCGACTCGACCTGCTGATATCCCCGGA
This DNA window, taken from Candidatus Zixiibacteriota bacterium, encodes the following:
- a CDS encoding glycosyltransferase family 9 protein; the encoded protein is MTLLKRLEFRVKALAFGLFRVLLKKGRPERIPLDASRMTRILFLRPDRIGDTVTSLPLFDALKAAYPNVRLAVFASPKNISLIDRDPRFERIYCYRRNILHDFRQVLQIRREKFDCVVDLLADDSVTCLFLSQSCVADAPRIGVRKRRFAQYYDYTFHPGEDSELHMIDINLQMLSAFGIKPDSSGYAAPFVPSDDAVRADRFFAHLRQQAPNVPVMIGVNLSQRGPNRFWGLEKFEHLIRRIRQDYPQCRIILITAPPDRQRGDELVERLGGVVAQVEPNLGLTGISAVLARLDLLISPDTSLVHIARSFRVPVVGFYPSFKGIYRQWCPYDQPEGLVLSHGEDNIFNITADQAYEAFSRLVRKHQLVSL